In a genomic window of Leisingera caerulea DSM 24564:
- a CDS encoding phage protein Gp27 family protein — MPPPKKLDLVPVEIRHRLAKALQDRGFGDIIGVTEDLNFWLEEEGLCLTVGKTAVGEFSKLLKTQREAFAIAETLLSDMDIEAESGMHRALMQMIAAAMFQLMQAVAEKGEHIDAKSLANLARTLKDLMHSAGLREKIMEAERERIAAEARRQAQDEMAGRVEGAVAEAGLSAERAADLRKKLLGVRS, encoded by the coding sequence ATGCCGCCTCCCAAGAAACTTGATCTGGTCCCGGTGGAGATCCGCCACCGGCTGGCCAAGGCGCTTCAGGACCGCGGTTTTGGGGACATTATCGGCGTGACCGAGGACCTGAACTTCTGGCTTGAGGAGGAAGGGCTTTGCCTGACAGTCGGGAAGACGGCCGTCGGCGAGTTCTCCAAGCTGCTGAAGACACAGCGCGAGGCCTTCGCCATTGCGGAGACGCTGCTCTCGGACATGGACATCGAGGCGGAAAGCGGGATGCACCGGGCGCTCATGCAGATGATCGCCGCTGCGATGTTCCAGCTGATGCAGGCCGTGGCCGAGAAAGGCGAGCACATCGACGCCAAAAGCCTGGCAAACCTGGCGCGCACCCTGAAGGATCTGATGCACTCGGCCGGGCTTCGGGAAAAGATCATGGAGGCGGAGCGCGAGCGTATCGCGGCCGAGGCCCGCCGTCAGGCCCAGGACGAGATGGCCGGCCGGGTGGAAGGGGCTGTGGCGGAGGCTGGCCTGAGTGCCGAGCGCGCGGCGGACCTGCGCAAGAAGCTCCTGGGGGTGCGGTCGTGA
- a CDS encoding VpaChn25_0724 family phage protein, protein MSYHETVREHARIAILRFLEDAPAYTSNASMLGTQLPRLGIAFTRDQVATELHWLQEQGLVSLEDNSGFIVATATTRGVEIAQGIARHPNIQRPRPGR, encoded by the coding sequence ATGAGTTACCACGAAACCGTGCGCGAGCACGCACGAATTGCCATTCTCCGCTTTCTGGAAGATGCGCCGGCATACACCTCCAACGCCTCGATGCTGGGTACCCAATTGCCTAGGCTCGGCATCGCTTTCACGCGCGACCAGGTCGCAACCGAACTGCATTGGCTGCAGGAGCAGGGCTTGGTCTCCCTGGAAGACAACAGCGGTTTCATCGTGGCCACTGCGACGACCCGCGGCGTGGAGATTGCCCAAGGTATTGCCCGCCATCCGAACATCCAGCGCCCCCGCCCCGGGAGGTAA
- a CDS encoding DUF2730 family protein, whose translation MEFDPTFTWSNIVAFVTLAVSLGTAVYAWISSRRTNVEERFKQGSDRMDRHENRLLALEHTVKEMPSREDVHKIELAMERVNGTMGRMEAVLEGNQQIMGRLESIVSRHEDHLLKGSR comes from the coding sequence ATGGAGTTTGACCCGACCTTCACGTGGTCCAACATCGTGGCCTTCGTGACACTGGCGGTTTCTCTCGGAACCGCCGTTTACGCCTGGATCAGCTCCCGCCGGACGAATGTCGAAGAGCGCTTCAAGCAAGGGTCCGACCGGATGGACCGGCACGAAAACCGGCTGCTCGCCCTGGAGCATACGGTCAAGGAGATGCCGAGCCGGGAGGACGTTCACAAGATTGAACTGGCGATGGAGCGGGTGAACGGAACCATGGGCCGCATGGAAGCCGTGCTGGAGGGGAACCAGCAAATTATGGGCCGCCTGGAAAGCATCGTCTCCCGCCACGAAGACCACCTACTTAAAGGGAGCCGCTGA
- a CDS encoding N-acetylmuramoyl-L-alanine amidase, which translates to MGIQGGKVTGIEFQEAKWSGGQITPSLVVLHDTASSLKPGSAAYYLQNNDAKVSVHFVIELDGTTVQQVRTGDRAFHAGTSEYHGRKWCNGFSIGIELVNPGRMTRSSATYARTWFGQKLDIGLHGIEEAETLEHGRGLWMPYPEAQISALLKLLQTLFSSIPTLEDITTHWYISPGRKVDSNPLFPLEHVRARILGRDDPAEAELEERSVSSAEEEMAIVNVPGGALNMRKWPSFNPNIITEIPDGTPLPVIASGSFSGRQWLKVFYGGAVGWIVKRYADPVTFSEPGFKGGPK; encoded by the coding sequence ATGGGCATCCAAGGCGGCAAGGTTACAGGCATCGAATTTCAGGAGGCAAAGTGGTCAGGCGGTCAGATCACGCCGAGCCTGGTCGTTCTGCATGACACGGCCAGCAGCCTGAAGCCCGGCAGCGCCGCCTATTACCTCCAGAACAATGACGCCAAGGTGTCCGTTCATTTCGTGATCGAACTGGACGGGACCACTGTGCAGCAGGTTCGGACTGGCGACAGGGCCTTCCATGCCGGCACGTCCGAATATCACGGGCGCAAATGGTGCAACGGCTTTTCCATCGGTATCGAGCTGGTGAACCCCGGCCGCATGACCCGCAGCTCGGCGACCTACGCCCGCACCTGGTTCGGCCAGAAGCTCGACATCGGCTTGCACGGCATCGAGGAGGCTGAGACCCTCGAACACGGGCGCGGCCTGTGGATGCCCTACCCGGAGGCGCAGATCAGTGCCCTGCTGAAGCTGTTGCAGACGCTGTTCTCCTCAATCCCGACTCTCGAAGACATCACTACCCACTGGTACATTTCGCCGGGCCGCAAAGTGGACTCAAATCCTCTGTTCCCGCTGGAGCACGTCCGGGCACGCATCCTCGGCCGGGACGATCCGGCCGAGGCGGAGTTGGAGGAGCGGTCGGTGTCCTCCGCCGAGGAAGAGATGGCCATCGTCAACGTCCCCGGCGGGGCGCTGAACATGCGCAAGTGGCCCAGCTTCAATCCGAACATCATCACGGAAATCCCCGATGGCACACCGCTCCCGGTGATTGCTTCGGGTTCTTTCAGCGGCCGCCAGTGGCTGAAGGTCTTCTACGGCGGCGCCGTGGGCTGGATCGTCAAGCGCTACGCCGACCCCGTCACCTTTTCTGAACCCGGCTTCAAGGGAGGCCCCAAATGA
- a CDS encoding regulatory protein GemA, with protein MTANLKRQIFAQCRELGMDNDARQEMQLQVTGKSSLTDMGQADLLRVVSHLKEAGASTRPGGKKKHPRAKHGGVRFIHVLWSLLGSRGELKDPTRAGLNKFIRSRFGDTWGAEVADVDMLIEHEQISDVINALTDWCWRAGIELEQ; from the coding sequence ATGACCGCCAACCTGAAAAGGCAGATCTTCGCGCAATGCCGGGAACTCGGCATGGACAATGACGCCCGCCAGGAAATGCAGCTGCAGGTCACCGGCAAAAGCTCGCTGACCGACATGGGCCAAGCTGACCTTTTGAGGGTGGTCAGCCACCTGAAGGAAGCCGGGGCGAGCACCCGCCCCGGCGGCAAGAAAAAGCACCCGCGCGCCAAGCACGGCGGCGTGCGGTTCATCCATGTGCTGTGGAGCCTGCTTGGTTCCCGCGGCGAACTGAAGGACCCGACCCGCGCAGGCCTGAACAAGTTCATCCGGTCGCGCTTCGGCGATACCTGGGGCGCGGAGGTGGCGGACGTGGACATGCTCATCGAGCATGAGCAGATCAGCGACGTGATCAACGCGCTTACAGACTGGTGCTGGCGCGCCGGCATCGAGCTGGAGCAGTAG
- a CDS encoding DUF3164 family protein, whose product MTEYSPQDTPQSEFKPAEIPSGKVEANGKTYMADAKGALVPLELVKAQDQFQDETVRKIIGYAIALSEQTARFKAHVFEDISTFEDVLAMEYGATLGGPKGNKTLMSYDGLFKVSVRTADRFDFGPELQIAKSLVDECLSDWTSGAQAELRAVVTDAFNVDKEGKINRAALLKLKKLEIKDERWQRAMKAIKDAERAVGKATYVNCHQRPAPDAPWEHISIDLAKA is encoded by the coding sequence ATGACTGAATACTCCCCCCAAGACACACCACAGAGCGAGTTCAAGCCTGCGGAGATCCCCAGTGGCAAAGTCGAAGCCAACGGCAAAACCTACATGGCGGATGCCAAAGGGGCGCTGGTGCCGCTGGAGCTGGTGAAAGCCCAGGACCAGTTCCAGGACGAAACCGTGCGCAAGATCATCGGTTATGCCATCGCACTGAGCGAGCAGACGGCGCGCTTCAAGGCTCACGTGTTCGAGGACATTTCGACCTTTGAAGATGTGCTGGCGATGGAATATGGCGCCACCCTGGGCGGCCCCAAGGGCAACAAAACGCTGATGAGCTATGACGGGCTGTTCAAGGTCAGCGTCCGCACCGCGGATCGCTTTGACTTCGGCCCAGAGCTGCAGATTGCCAAGTCCCTGGTGGACGAATGCCTGAGCGACTGGACGTCCGGCGCCCAGGCCGAGCTGCGCGCGGTCGTTACCGACGCCTTTAATGTTGACAAGGAAGGCAAGATCAACCGGGCGGCACTGCTGAAGCTGAAGAAGCTGGAGATCAAGGACGAACGCTGGCAGCGCGCCATGAAGGCTATCAAGGACGCGGAGCGCGCGGTGGGCAAGGCGACCTATGTCAACTGCCATCAGCGCCCCGCCCCTGACGCTCCCTGGGAGCATATCTCCATCGACCTGGCCAAAGCGTGA
- a CDS encoding AAA family ATPase: protein MTQTLEIGNSVQPLTNVATMAALVKELQNRTFGMPGLGVFYGYPGYGKTFGAIFCASAFDVIHISMQGDWTKKTFLERLLHELGLPPKRVVPDMVLQACEALAQDGRTLIVDEADYAFRRGVIELIRDLHDGSDTPVIMIGMEEFPQKLRKYELIDSRVMSWVAAQPATLKDAGLLASVYAEGVEVADDLLDAILERNTGNVRRMVTDLAQVKSEARKMGQTAISLQDWGGIEFRRKDAPSPRRGLK, encoded by the coding sequence ATGACACAGACATTGGAAATCGGCAATAGCGTACAGCCGCTGACCAACGTTGCAACGATGGCAGCACTGGTAAAGGAGCTGCAGAACCGGACCTTTGGAATGCCTGGATTGGGCGTATTTTACGGCTATCCGGGCTATGGCAAGACGTTCGGGGCGATTTTCTGCGCGTCGGCGTTTGACGTCATCCATATTTCCATGCAGGGCGACTGGACTAAGAAGACCTTCCTGGAACGGCTGTTGCACGAACTGGGCCTCCCGCCCAAGCGGGTCGTGCCTGATATGGTTCTGCAGGCTTGCGAGGCGCTGGCGCAGGACGGCCGGACTCTGATCGTTGACGAGGCTGACTATGCCTTCCGCCGCGGCGTCATCGAGCTGATCCGGGACCTGCACGATGGGTCGGACACACCGGTCATCATGATCGGCATGGAGGAATTTCCGCAGAAGCTCCGTAAATACGAACTCATCGACAGCCGGGTCATGTCCTGGGTGGCTGCCCAGCCCGCGACCCTGAAAGACGCGGGCTTGCTGGCCAGCGTCTACGCCGAAGGCGTGGAGGTTGCCGATGATCTTCTGGACGCCATCCTGGAGCGCAACACCGGCAACGTTCGGCGCATGGTGACAGATCTTGCCCAGGTCAAGAGCGAGGCGCGTAAGATGGGCCAGACCGCTATATCCCTTCAGGATTGGGGCGGCATCGAATTCCGCCGCAAGGACGCACCCAGCCCGCGCCGGGGGTTGAAATGA
- a CDS encoding transposase domain-containing protein, producing the protein MTGDLSPAQEWWSAADIAAARLPGLPGSVRGVNAYAEREGWKDNQEALKRRPGRGGGLFFHWSLLPLEARLKLFEQGVKAPAEPPDRTTAWLAYEKLSDAAKAEGQRRLDALNKVELLHSSGTTQVQAVAIIAAEVSVSPRTVYNWMELAEGVAAEDRLAYLAPQPPRKRVRKEDRTQYKPFMDWLKSAYLRLEGPDFAPSYRSAVKIAEREGWPYPIQKTAKRWLDAEVQRTTQAYLRQGVKGLMRCFPAQIRDRTGLHAMEAVNADCHKIDVFVKWPDGTVNRPQIVVFQDLYSGKFLSWRVDHDPNKVMVMAAFGEMVDTWGIPKRCLFDNGHEFANKWMTAGAPTRFRFKIREDDPVGVLPLLGIKMHWANLASGQSKPIERGFGDVAKVIAKDPRFAGAYVGNRPTAKPENYGSRAINAAEFLEVFEEGIEEHNARTGRRSDTAKGRSFDETFAESYASAPVLKATEEQRNLWLMGQDTAKLHKHNGSLTFHGNVYHCDWMSQEANRKIVVRFDPEDLHSGVHIYGPEGGYLGFAECQQKIGFFDLEGARATAKRKRQIAKAEKKLAELHAPHSPEQLAADLNKHREETTALMEAKVVKPVFAKTPRVSNFRQHSDPNAEAAQEALILEMDGGRKKPAPASKQEEFKVAGTPEERFSQAQDIERRQQNGDPVGDREAAWLEGYQSHSEYEALAALKQAFGGNNAG; encoded by the coding sequence GTGACCGGCGATCTGTCTCCAGCACAGGAATGGTGGTCCGCTGCGGATATTGCCGCTGCGCGCCTGCCCGGTTTGCCCGGCAGCGTCCGCGGCGTGAATGCCTATGCCGAGCGGGAAGGCTGGAAGGACAATCAGGAGGCGCTGAAGCGCAGGCCGGGCCGCGGCGGCGGTCTGTTCTTCCACTGGTCTTTGCTGCCGCTAGAAGCCCGTTTAAAGCTCTTTGAACAGGGCGTTAAAGCCCCTGCAGAACCTCCCGACCGGACGACGGCCTGGCTGGCTTACGAAAAGCTCTCCGACGCTGCCAAAGCTGAAGGCCAACGCCGCCTGGATGCCCTGAACAAGGTGGAGCTGCTGCACAGCAGCGGAACGACCCAAGTGCAGGCTGTGGCAATCATCGCGGCGGAGGTGAGCGTCAGCCCTCGCACGGTGTATAACTGGATGGAGTTGGCCGAAGGTGTCGCGGCCGAAGACCGTCTCGCATACCTGGCGCCTCAGCCGCCCAGGAAGCGTGTCAGGAAGGAAGACCGCACCCAGTACAAGCCCTTCATGGACTGGCTCAAGAGCGCCTACCTGCGGCTGGAAGGCCCGGACTTCGCTCCCTCCTACAGATCCGCGGTGAAAATCGCGGAGCGGGAAGGCTGGCCCTACCCGATCCAAAAAACTGCCAAGCGCTGGCTGGATGCCGAGGTGCAGCGCACAACCCAGGCCTATCTGCGCCAAGGCGTCAAAGGCCTTATGCGCTGCTTCCCGGCTCAGATCCGCGACCGCACCGGCCTTCACGCGATGGAAGCCGTGAACGCGGACTGCCACAAGATCGACGTCTTTGTGAAATGGCCCGACGGCACCGTGAACCGGCCTCAGATCGTTGTGTTCCAGGACCTGTATTCCGGCAAGTTCCTGTCCTGGCGTGTGGACCACGACCCCAACAAGGTCATGGTGATGGCCGCCTTCGGCGAAATGGTCGACACCTGGGGCATCCCCAAGCGCTGCCTGTTCGACAACGGCCACGAATTTGCGAACAAGTGGATGACCGCCGGCGCTCCTACCCGGTTCCGGTTCAAGATCCGCGAGGATGACCCGGTCGGCGTTCTGCCATTGCTGGGCATCAAGATGCACTGGGCAAACCTCGCCAGCGGCCAGTCCAAGCCGATTGAACGCGGCTTTGGGGACGTGGCCAAGGTTATCGCCAAGGACCCCCGGTTCGCAGGCGCCTATGTCGGAAACCGCCCGACCGCCAAGCCGGAAAACTACGGCAGCCGCGCGATCAATGCGGCCGAGTTCCTGGAAGTGTTTGAAGAGGGCATTGAAGAGCACAATGCCCGCACCGGGCGTCGCTCCGATACCGCAAAAGGCCGGTCCTTCGACGAGACCTTCGCGGAAAGCTACGCCTCGGCGCCGGTTCTGAAGGCGACGGAGGAACAGCGCAATCTCTGGCTGATGGGCCAAGACACCGCCAAGCTGCACAAGCACAACGGCAGCCTGACCTTCCACGGCAATGTCTACCACTGCGACTGGATGAGCCAGGAAGCCAACCGCAAGATCGTGGTGCGCTTTGACCCGGAGGACCTGCACAGCGGCGTCCATATCTACGGTCCCGAAGGCGGTTACCTGGGCTTTGCCGAGTGCCAGCAGAAGATCGGTTTCTTCGACTTGGAAGGCGCACGTGCCACCGCAAAGCGAAAGCGTCAGATTGCCAAGGCGGAGAAGAAACTTGCCGAGCTGCACGCCCCGCACTCGCCAGAGCAGCTTGCCGCCGACCTGAACAAGCATCGCGAGGAAACCACGGCCCTGATGGAAGCCAAGGTGGTGAAGCCAGTGTTCGCGAAGACTCCCAGGGTTTCAAACTTCCGGCAGCATTCCGACCCCAACGCGGAAGCCGCGCAGGAAGCACTTATCCTGGAAATGGATGGCGGGCGTAAGAAGCCTGCGCCTGCAAGCAAACAGGAGGAATTCAAGGTGGCAGGTACACCGGAAGAACGGTTCAGCCAGGCGCAGGACATCGAGCGCAGGCAGCAGAACGGCGACCCTGTCGGGGACCGCGAAGCGGCCTGGCTGGAGGGCTACCAAAGCCATTCGGAATACGAGGCGCTGGCAGCGCTGAAGCAGGCATTCGGCGGCAATAACGCCGGGTAG
- a CDS encoding ParB/RepB/Spo0J family partition protein: MTPPNWQKIQTLPVADIQVEERLRTASATAVASIVSSIQEVGGILQPLLVRRIKDGYRLMDGLHRLTAAREAGLDEVPVKVTECTNDEAIRIEVDANVAGAPLTPLDMAVFLAEHKKLYELDNPDSTRGKAGARGRWNATDKMSVASFAANAAEVFGKGERQIFRLISVGEKLSKEEIGQLRCAPNRVQFKDLEHIAKCGAQSDRSEICAALGAGEAKSAKEVLDRKKAPGAATVSSAEAQSGKIGDAFSRASKAARLQFVRTHFDDLAALLAEAQQQAAAGEVVPFSSKREAAQ, encoded by the coding sequence ATGACCCCTCCGAATTGGCAGAAAATTCAAACGCTGCCCGTTGCCGACATCCAGGTGGAGGAACGCCTGCGTACCGCCTCCGCCACGGCGGTGGCCAGCATCGTTTCATCCATCCAAGAGGTGGGCGGCATCCTGCAGCCGCTGCTGGTGCGCCGGATCAAGGACGGCTACCGGCTGATGGACGGCCTGCACCGGCTGACCGCCGCCAGGGAGGCCGGGCTGGATGAAGTGCCAGTCAAGGTCACCGAATGCACCAATGACGAGGCGATCCGCATTGAGGTTGACGCCAACGTCGCCGGCGCTCCGCTGACCCCGCTGGACATGGCGGTGTTCCTGGCGGAGCACAAGAAGCTGTATGAGCTGGACAATCCGGATAGCACCCGGGGCAAAGCTGGGGCGCGCGGCCGCTGGAATGCAACTGACAAAATGTCAGTTGCATCGTTCGCCGCCAACGCCGCAGAGGTGTTCGGCAAGGGAGAGCGCCAGATCTTCCGCCTGATTAGCGTCGGCGAAAAGCTGTCCAAAGAGGAAATCGGCCAACTCCGCTGCGCCCCGAACAGGGTGCAATTTAAGGACCTGGAACACATCGCCAAATGCGGTGCGCAGTCAGACCGCAGCGAGATCTGCGCAGCCTTGGGAGCAGGCGAGGCGAAATCCGCGAAAGAGGTGCTGGACCGGAAGAAGGCCCCCGGAGCGGCGACGGTGTCTTCCGCGGAAGCGCAGTCCGGCAAGATCGGCGACGCCTTTTCCCGGGCATCAAAGGCCGCGCGGCTGCAATTTGTCCGCACCCACTTCGACGACCTGGCTGCCTTGCTGGCCGAGGCCCAGCAGCAAGCCGCCGCGGGTGAAGTCGTGCCTTTTTCCAGTAAGCGGGAGGCGGCACAGTGA
- a CDS encoding helix-turn-helix domain-containing protein, producing MDGVDWERRRRNIRILMAAQGTNPTKVANSVGLSPNTLSKFTSGSTATLSHRSITKVVSALGLSAVEDLDTDNPLNNPRAVLRQLIEDLPDEVLDPLLRELEVRFSEHLQD from the coding sequence ATGGATGGCGTGGATTGGGAAAGGCGGCGGCGCAACATACGCATCTTGATGGCCGCACAAGGGACTAACCCGACGAAGGTGGCCAACTCTGTTGGGCTTTCACCGAATACGCTGTCGAAGTTCACAAGCGGCTCAACTGCCACACTAAGCCACCGGTCTATTACCAAAGTCGTTAGTGCGCTCGGCCTATCGGCAGTCGAGGATCTCGATACCGATAACCCTTTGAACAACCCTCGAGCTGTTTTGCGTCAACTTATCGAAGACCTGCCTGACGAAGTTCTCGACCCGCTGCTTCGGGAGCTGGAGGTTCGGTTTTCTGAGCACCTTCAGGATTAG
- a CDS encoding autoinducer binding domain-containing protein, giving the protein MEIVFTVMQFMQERFSGYGYVILAPGEVPSSAETNFGEEWHKRYFDLKFHTVDPVFHFTRQCRGRSSVRLLAADEMASPLYEEARCFGADSNFISISVIGGSKMVFGGVNHDLNNHSAQELHGYCHTAHQTALLKRVDELTDAQIDFLEMCEEGLLDKQIACELGVTVSAIAQRKKAVCGKLGVAHFRAALSLYSLRKWSGIIPLI; this is encoded by the coding sequence ATGGAGATTGTTTTCACAGTGATGCAATTTATGCAAGAGAGATTTTCCGGGTACGGGTATGTCATCTTGGCTCCTGGTGAGGTGCCGAGTTCAGCTGAAACCAACTTCGGGGAAGAGTGGCACAAGCGGTACTTTGACTTAAAATTCCATACGGTTGACCCAGTTTTCCATTTTACCAGGCAGTGCCGGGGGAGGTCTTCGGTCCGCTTGCTGGCGGCAGATGAAATGGCTTCACCACTTTATGAGGAAGCTCGGTGTTTTGGTGCGGACAGCAACTTCATTTCCATCTCAGTAATAGGAGGCAGCAAGATGGTGTTTGGCGGGGTTAACCATGACCTGAACAATCATTCTGCACAAGAACTGCACGGGTATTGCCACACAGCACACCAGACTGCTCTACTAAAGAGGGTAGATGAACTGACTGATGCTCAAATCGACTTTTTGGAGATGTGCGAAGAAGGGTTGCTGGACAAGCAGATCGCTTGTGAACTCGGTGTTACTGTATCTGCCATCGCACAGCGCAAGAAGGCAGTATGCGGAAAGCTGGGGGTGGCTCACTTCAGGGCCGCTCTTTCCCTCTACTCACTTAGAAAGTGGAGCGGTATCATACCTTTGATATAG
- a CDS encoding acyl-homoserine-lactone synthase, protein MISTHLVDLTNPKSRADLYTACLRLRRDVFISSMGWNLHESFGCEFDQYDIPASIHIAAVADGKLVGCIRLLRTDSEHSGTTYMILDAHRGNIPNLPANIMYKELASSNVWEASRLAISSSVDRAERNAVLIALVSAAREHVLSKGGDTMLGLMNPVFIRVFRRAGFEVVRFGPVTDQRDGRICVLRWDFEKRPTHAQDTGAAALALQ, encoded by the coding sequence ATGATTTCCACACATCTCGTCGACCTTACCAACCCAAAAAGCAGAGCGGATCTATATACCGCTTGTCTTCGTTTGCGCAGAGACGTGTTCATTTCGTCAATGGGCTGGAACCTGCACGAAAGCTTCGGCTGCGAGTTTGATCAGTATGACATTCCTGCGTCGATTCATATTGCAGCAGTTGCCGACGGGAAGCTAGTTGGGTGCATTCGCCTGCTTCGTACAGACAGCGAGCACAGCGGTACTACCTACATGATACTGGATGCGCACAGGGGCAACATTCCCAACCTACCTGCAAACATCATGTATAAAGAGCTCGCTTCTAGCAACGTTTGGGAGGCGTCGCGGCTGGCGATTTCCTCCTCGGTTGACCGAGCAGAGAGAAATGCCGTGTTGATTGCTTTAGTTTCAGCTGCTCGGGAGCATGTGCTTTCGAAGGGCGGTGACACAATGTTGGGTCTGATGAACCCAGTATTTATCAGAGTGTTCCGCAGAGCAGGGTTCGAAGTGGTACGGTTCGGTCCGGTAACCGATCAGAGAGATGGGCGCATTTGCGTTCTCCGTTGGGACTTTGAGAAGCGTCCGACACATGCCCAAGACACCGGAGCAGCCGCCCTCGCCCTTCAATGA